CTCTgggtcccatgtggctcagttggtagagcatggggcttgcaacgccagggttgtgggtttgattcccacgggggaaggggggggaccagtacgaaaaaatgtatgcgctcaatactgtaagtcgctctggataagagcgtctgctaaatgacaaaaatgttaacTCTCTACGCTAGGAACGAGACTATTGGAATATGCCCGTCAATCTAACACAGTCAACTCTTTACTAGagctataatatataataataatatgccatttatcagaCACTTTTTTTAtccgcgacttacagtcatgcgtgcatttttCACGTATGAGTGGTTCCGGGAactgaacccactaccctgcaaCATGTTCTAACAACCAACCTATAAGTGAACCTGCCGATGCTGTATTCTAATGACGTCTGTGTGTTTTCCTCCAGGTGGTTACCTTTGCACCATATCGGTCATTATTATTTCTGAACAAGCAGGACATGTTGGCTGAGAAAGTGTTAGCTGGAAAATCCAAAATTGAAGACTACTTCCCTGAATATGCTCGCTACACCATACCAAATGAAGGTAGGTAGTCTACTACACTCCACACCATTACCAGGTGAAGGAAGGCACTGCACTGCACATATGTGCCAACGTCGTATCCTGTTGAATAGAGCACTGCTCAAATCAATAGAGCACTGCTCAAATCAATAGAGCGCTGCTCAAATCAATAGAGCGCTGCTCAAATCAATAGAGCGCTGCTCAAATCAATAGAGCGCTGCTCAATAGAAATGTCTGCTCAAATCAATAGAGCATGCTCAAATCAATAGAGCGCTGCTCAAATCAATAGAGTGCCGCTGCTCAAATCAATAGAGCGCTGCTCAAATCAATAGAGCGCTACTCAAATCAATAGTAGCTGCTCAATCAATAGAGCGCTGCTCAAATCAATAGAGCGCTGCTCAAATCAATAGAGCGCTGCTCAAATCAATAGAGCGCTGCTCAAATCAATAGAGCGCTGCTCAAATCAATAGAGCGCTGCTCAAATCAATAGAGCGCTGCTCAAATCAATAGAGCGCTGCTCAAATCAATGAAGTGTTCTTCAAGACCCCCAGTACCACACAAAGCAGACGTCCTACACAACATCTCGGGGGGTGCTATTGAGCCAATGTTCCTATTGAAACAGAACATTGTCACTCTAATAGTGTCGCTCTTCAGGCAGTTGAACCTGAAGTGTGTTTTGTCCATCTCTCTGTTCTACAGCAACTCCTGAACCTCGTAGAAGACCCAAAAGTGACCAGAGCCAAGTTTTTTTCATCCGAGGGAAAGTTCCTGGTAAGGATTCCAATATTCATATTGAAATGTCTGTTTTAAAGCTATAGTCTGGGATTTGAGAAACTACAAAAATGGCTACACAGTAGCTGTACACTGTAGCTTTAAAGTCCATTTTTAATAGCTGTTTTTAAAACTGTGATAACCCTACCCTAATCTAACAtgccctcaccccctctccctccctccccagaggATCAGCGCACAGCCAGTGGAGATGGCAGACATTACTGCTACCCTCACTTCACCTGTGCTGTGGACACGGAGAACATCAGGAGAGTCTTCACCCACTGTCGAGATATCATTCAGAGGATGTACCTGCGGCAGTACGAACTCTTGTGATGGGATggactacacaaacacacacacacacacacacacacacacacacacacacacacacacacacacacacagtacagacacacacacacacacacacagtacagacacacacacacacacacacacacagtacagacac
The nucleotide sequence above comes from Coregonus clupeaformis isolate EN_2021a unplaced genomic scaffold, ASM2061545v1 scaf2831, whole genome shotgun sequence. Encoded proteins:
- the LOC121580552 gene encoding LOW QUALITY PROTEIN: guanine nucleotide-binding protein G(olf) subunit alpha (The sequence of the model RefSeq protein was modified relative to this genomic sequence to represent the inferred CDS: deleted 1 base in 1 codon; substituted 1 base at 1 genomic stop codon), with translation MFDVGGQRDERRKWIQCFNDVTAIIYLCGCSSYNMVXGEDNNTNRLREALDLFRSIWNNRSVVTFAPYRSLLFLNKQDMLAEKVLAGKSKIEDYFPEYARYTIPNEATPEPREDPKVTRAKFFSSEGKFLDQRTASGDGRHYCYPHFTCAVDTENIRRVFTHCRDIIQRMYLRQYELL